The following coding sequences are from one Pelmatolapia mariae isolate MD_Pm_ZW linkage group LG4, Pm_UMD_F_2, whole genome shotgun sequence window:
- the stk17al gene encoding serine/threonine kinase 17a like yields MPHSATMNKSGMVTKINTRIRTDPFAGSYELVGKELGRGKFAVVKKCIEKATGKQYAAKFLRKRRKGQDCRMDILNEIAVLELAKANPFVVALHEVYETSTEIILVLECAAGGEIFNQCVADNDEAFTEKDVIRLARQILNGVAFLHRNNVVHLDLKPQNVLLTSATPLGDIRIVDFGLSRRMDNITEVREILGTPEYVAPEILNYEPISTSTDMWSIGVLTYVMLTGESPFLGADKQETFLNISQVNIDYSPDTFEGISSLAVDFIKSLLVKNPRKRATAEECLNHPWLNSCPHSHPHLHNRSPSSLDEPETSQSESEPESPAPSPELDVIGSFLRCPGQGELKAGRGAFSFSEPPFCTRPEIQQELIC; encoded by the exons ATGCCACATTCAGCAACCATGAACAAAAGCGGAATGGTGACAAAAATCAACACCAGGATAAGGACTGACCCGTTCGCTGGCAGCTACGAGCTCGTGGGCAAAGAACTGGGCAG GGGAAAGTTTGCAGTTGTGAAGAAGTGCATTGAGAAGGCGACAGGGAAGCAGTACGCTGCCAAGTTCCTGCGAAAGCGACGGAAGGGCCAAGACTGCCGCATGGACATCTTAAATGAGATTGCTGTGCTGGAGCTGGCCAAGGCAAACCCCTTTGTGGTGGCACTGCATGAAGTCTATGAAACCAGCACTGAGATCATTCTCGTTCTCGAGTG CGCCGCCGGTGGCGAAATCTTCAACCAGTGTGTTGCGGACAATGACGAAGCCTTCACAGAGAAAGATGTGATCCGACTGGCCAGGCAGATCCTGAACGGGGTGGCCTTTCTGCATCGGAATAATGTGGTGCATCTGGATCTGAAG CCTCAGAACGTCTTGCTGACCAGTGCCACACCTCTAGGGGACATTCGTATTGTGGACTTTGGCTTGTCTAGACGGATGGACAACATCACAGAAGTCAGGGAGATCCTGGGTACCCCAGAGTATGTGG CCCCAGAGATCCTGAACTATGAACCCATTAGCACTTCTACAGATATGTG GAGTATTGGGGTTCTGACTTATGTCATGCTCACGGGCGAATCTCCTTTTTTGGGTGCTGACAAACAGGAGACATTCCTCAACATCTCCCAAGTCAACATAGACTATTCACCGGATACATTCGAGGGCATCTCCTCGCTGGCTGTTGACTTCATCAAATCTTTGTTGGTTAAAAACCCAAG GAAGAGGGCCACAGCAGAAGAATGCCTCAATCACCCCTGGCTGAACTCCTGTCCTCACTCCCACCCACACCTCCACAACAGGTCGCCGTCCTCTTTGGATGAGCCGGAGACGAGTCAgtcagagtcagaaccagagagtccagctccatcccctgAGTTAGATGTGATTGGGTCATTTCTCAGGTGCCCAGGCCAAGGTGAGCTGAAGGCGGGCCGTGGTGCCTTCTCTTTCAGTGAGCCTCCTTTCTGCACAAGACCCGAAATCCAGCAGGAGCTCATTTGCTGA